AATGTATCTTTATCCAGATAATGTTTGTGGCCATATCATCTAGACCTAACTGCTGCCAGAATAACCACCCAACCTGCCTATGGTTCGATGTATTgtataaaatctacttaaagctCCAGGGTCTTTGCTTGTGTCGCTGCtatcccccctcccccccaatgTGAAGTGCATGGAATGAGCAGAGCAGTGAATCAAGCAGGTTTCTCAGTGGTTATAATCTAAAGCTCAAAAATAGAGAAGTAAAAAAATAGACATGAAGTGAGCTTCTGCAGTGAGTTACAGAGACATTGCAGGTTTATGACACACATGTAGAGGCTGTGCGCACAAGTCAGGACTATTACTCAGGTGAgtctgcagagctttctgaaaaGACTACTCTTGGTACATATTCCAACAGTTCGCAGCTGTCTCGCGTTAACTGCTGTGCTTCCACCTTGCCTCCGTCAGTTGAGACGTAAATGCACCACTCtttgtgcagcgtgggaatatCACTGGGcgacaaaatacaaaatacagcCATACTGAGAAACGcggagagagtcgtgtggagctgagaggccttcacacaatgctgatgttAGAATGTAGCAGACGTTACAGCTTCAAGTTTTCTAGATAACAAATCAGATCAGGTTGACGTGACTGTTAATGAAAATGTCTTGGAGAAATCTCAGATTGTGACATGATTTTGTGCCTccagcatttgtgtgtttaggGACAATAATTGATTTCTGTGTTGTGCCCTGCAGGCTTTGTCCCACATCTCTAAAcccactcacagacacacacacagcgaggcATGCTGCAGTATTAATGAGACATGAATAAGACATGAAGAGAGACCCCCctcttacacactcacacagggtCTCCCCCTCCCTGGCTGCTTCCTGTCTGCAGATTACCCAGCTTTCACTGGGCTTTGGTTAAGTGGGGCCAGGAAGAGATttaacccccccacccccccaccagcaggagcagaaacacacacatacacacacatgcacacatacacacactttccctGCTGTCAGTAACCATTAGCTTGCTTATTATGTTATTGAAGtatctgttttgttgtgtggtTGACAGTTAACAGAGGTGTTAAACTGACACTGACAAATATGAGGATATCTAAGAAGAATCTCAGAAAGATTGTCTGCGATGCATATTGGCACTATCTGaattttgtcttctttttgcTGGGACGGGGGGTTGTTCTGTTTAAACTATATCTAGAGCGGAATTTcttatatttacacacagacacaccaatCAGTGATAATGGACGCAACTGCTGCCTtcaacccatccttattacacaccattAGTGAACACACAAGTCAGGAGCAAGAACAGTGAACAGTACACATCTGTGCTGAAAGCTGAGTGAAAGCTAAAGTAACCAGTTAATTGTagttttaaacttttttatcCACAGAATATTACAATTAACATTTTAGAAATCTGAGGTAAAACATTCCCAGTGATTATATCAATATGTGTTAAATGCATGCACAACACATAAACATTAATATAGATGTactgttattttgattttaataacTGCATATTATTAATACATTACTGCCCAGCCCTAACTGTGTTATATTAGGtgtattcatttaaacattGGCTATTATAGCCTATAAATTATGTATGAACTACTTAATTACGACTGCGTCCATTCATGGCGTTTGCTTGTGGCTAAATGAATGGAAGGGAAATTGTCCATTCTATTTTAATGTCAGGGTGTTAAACACTTGATACGTGAGCAGAGGGTACTTTGCTGCAGGTTGAGTTGTGaccttccctccctctgttcGCGTTGCAGGCCACAGCAACGTCTGGCCCGGGAACCGTCTCGCTGGGATCCCAGGTTCACGCTGCAGCTGTCAACGGAGATCGGAGTGTCCTCCTCAAACTCATCACAGGTGAGCGACACACAGCCAGACAGCGTCTAATACGTAGAAGTAACATACTGGAAGAGAAATGGCAAAAATCAATATCAACAATTGATGTTCTATTTGCTGGTGTATATGTCTAAATAATGGTGTCTTGTCctgattatatatattatttatgcaTGATGcaataatcaaaacaatcaatcaaaaaaaaatcactgtctCAGCCATATGAGGAACTTAGCATCTTGACTGTATCATATGAATCTTAACTTCTACATCCCAAGCCCAGAAGTGCTGTACAATAGTATTATGTAGTAATGAGTTACTTTGTtgattgcatttatttatttttagtaagagacacacaaaaacatatttaaacacatataATTCccccagaaaatatgtatgaatgaaagaataaacaaaagagacaaGGTGCAACAATTATCACACCCAAACATCACAGTGCGAGCGATATCCCACCACATAATCATAGAATGGGGAGGGAACTGTACATGGTAAGATGTGCAGAGTTCCATATATCAGCAGATGTGGTGCAGGTTATACAGGCACAGGTTCTGTCCCATGTCAGCTGTCCTGCTGTGTGGTCAAATGCATAAgcataaatgtttattatggCATACAGTTAAACAGTCTTGTTTTTACAGTACAAATGCCCAATTTGGACGCATTGGGAAGAACAGTTACGTAAAGAGCCATGTCAAAATGGaattctctctctcatctttactttaatttaaggGATTCATTGGTTTGTTAAGTTCTGTTGTACTTTGCCAGAGAATAAGAAgtccttgtttatttttttaatatgttttgtattttctttatattttaatttctctgtgattttgtgattttcCTTCTCTATTATACTTGTATTGTAACATGGCATTgtgaatgtattgttttgtactGAATTGTTTCTTCTATTgaccacaaaaaacaaaacctagaAACATTATCTAATTGTCAATGAATATGTAGAACACtcatttttactttgacatGCAGGAagagaaatacagtatatgaagaATATCACATGATCATTGCAGAGTGTTAGCGTAGTTCCCGACTGctacatttatgtatatatatgtatatgtatacatgtatatatatatatatatatatatatatatatatatatatatatatatgtatacatatatatatatatatatatatatagatgtacatatatacatatatatgtgtatatatacatattggtTTTGAATAACTTTTATCCCCTTAATCCCTGTTGACTTTGAGCTAAAACTGTGcttttgtctgtatgtgtgtctgggTATGGGTGTGAGTAGCAGAGCCATCACTGCGGGACCGTGAGGACCAGTTTGGTCGGACCCCTTTGATGTACTGTGTTCTGGCCGACCGCCTGGATTGTGCAGAGATTCTGCTGAAGGCCGGAGCCTCGGTCAACAAGGCTGACCACAGCCAGCGGACTGCGCTGCACCTCGCCGCACAGAAGGTATGATTATCCATAAATACACAATCTTAAAGAAGAacacacaatacaaaaacatattattattcCTGCTGTTGCCctttttaatgacataaaaCCAGACATGACAGTTTAttcacaataaatgaatgtgaatgcaAATATCAAGGTGTATGAGTATGGAGACACAGTGTGATCTCGTACATTTCTTAAGACAAAAGACAATTTATGACTGCAGCCTCTAGTGGGAAGCCAGTGCCCCCTAGTGGTTCTCATTGTGGTTTTAGGGCTTTTGTTGAGTATAAACTGATTTAAAACCCTGCCACACAAACTCTCTAGCCCtgattttcactcacacacgcttatagataaacacattttctgccCACAACACTTTTGCCATGAAAACCTCTGATAGAAGAGAATGAATTTCATTTGGGActagttaaaaaaaacctaattattAACATTGGCTGACAAAGTTGATGCCAAGATTTGGCATGAGAACAGTGGGATGCAGTAGTAAAAGTATCTCTTTATAAGTGGCTTATTAATCTGTGCTTAATGTAACAGCAATGTACTGATGTAGGATCATACTATCATTTAGGGGAGAGGGAAGCTAATAGGTTATTGAGGTCTGTCTCATAGATGGGtggcgcatgtgtgtgtgtgtgtgtgtgtgtgctgggggaTGCTAGTGATGGGAAGCCCTGTCTCTTTGACATCTGATCAATAAGTGGCTGAGACAGCAAGAGAGGCCAGGGATTACTGATCTAATTGGACTGAGAATAGGGAGgactaaaatacacacacacacacacacacacacacacacacacacacagtctggatGCATGCTCACACACGAGATAGATCTGTCAGACTGTGGCATTGTGGTCACAGGTTGGCAAATATACAAAAGGAACCTGCACATGTACTCAGTCTTGTCTgctcggacacacacacacacaaaactcgCCCTCCTCTGGCAGCTGTTGCCCGATGCATCACCCAGCTGTTTGGTGGCGAGAGACCAAAAGTGaggatgatgacaatgatgtgGAGTGGACGACAGGTAGGGAATGGCGGCTCTGTCTGTTTACTGTTTCACAGTTCATCTCGCAAgatgagcagacagacagggggAGGGAATAAAGATGGATGACCCCCAGATTGAACCAGACATTGCTAAAAGCCTGGGGAttctgtgtgtgggagtgtgtgtgtcattgctgCTGGTTCATGACTAATGCTGAGGAGCATTGGTGATTTTTGAGCTACTTTATACCACAGGATTTttgagtatgtgtgtatgtgtgttgcagGGTAATGTGCGTttcctgaagctgctgctgtccaGAGGTGCTAACTGGCTGCAGAAGGATCTAGAGGAGATGACCCCGCTTCACCTGGCCACCCGACACCCCTCCCCAAAAGCTCTCGCCCTGCTACTCAAACACATTGGACCAGGAGAGGTGGACACGCAAGACAAGAACAAGGTGCTGCTGTACAAATGCATGTACAGGTTGTTGGAAAATTGTATGTCCTCACTACTGTTTGTCCTCAGTCAGAAACCAGCCACAGTGGTTATCAGATCATTAATTGCAAAGAgataaatgactgaaaatagTTTGTAGGAAGCAGTGGAAATTTGAGgtctcacacaaaaacatagaGCGGCCCACTCGCACTGCAGTGAATGTTTTAACAAACTGTGGCTTTGTCCTGTGTTCTGATGATaagaccacaaacacacagcctcCTCTGTCTATTGGAGCAGATGTGTATCTGACATCAGAAGTCGGTTTTGTAATAATCCAATATGCATCATCGTGTCAGATGATTGTGGTTTCAGGAAATCTCAGAATACTTCAGTAGGCTCATATTTCTCGGCTGTTTCATAGTGAAATCATTTTCTGAACGTAAATGGAAACTTGGTGACCACTTACGATGACCCCTGATATTTTCTTCCCCATTCGTCATATCTGCCTCTccattttctctgtttctgcagCAAACCGCTTTACACTGGTCTGCGTTTTATAACCGACCAGAACATGTTCGTCTCCTGATCAAGCACGATTCCAACATCGGCATCCCAGACAGTGAAGGCAAAATCCCCCTGCACTGGGCCGCACACAGTCAAGAGCTAAGCGCAACTCAAACTGTCCGCTGTATACTGGTACACactgctgtgcacacacacacacacatacacacacaaaaccacatttttttcttcatcctttGTCCTCACCCATGCatctcccgtgtgtgtgttttaggaaGCAGCTCCTACCGAGTCTCTGCTGAACTGGCAGGACTATGAGGGGCGGACACCGCTGCACTTTGCCGTCGCCGACGGTAACGAGGCAGTAGTGGAGGTGCTGACGTCTTATGGGGGCTGCAATGTGACAGCTTATGATAACCTCTTCCGAACGCCGCTGCACTGGGCTGCTCTGCTTGGTGAGTGCGCTTAGGTCCTGAACGTGACCTGCGGCAGCCTTATTGACTTTGCACTGAAATTAAAGATTTCAGGCTTTCAaagcaaattattattatttattttttggctgAGTCAAAGCGGAAAATAACTTATTACCCATAcgttaaaattattattttattcatttattgccatgacatttttatggacaTGCAGTGTAACCTCAGGAGGATTTTTAATGGCTCTGGTGTTCTGGTCTTTCTCATAATTTGAGTTCATAAATACCTGAAAAATTGGATCACAATCCATCATTTTTAGCTGCACTGTCTATTACTAAAATTAGCAGATATTTGCATTCAGTTAAGGTCTTGTTTCTTTTGGTTTCTTTATAAACATTTTCATTGCATCACACAGTGCCTGACTGCAAAGAGTCAGGCGCTGAGCCATGTTGACCTGATGTGGTGTAAACTTAAAACTAATGACACCTTTTGTTGGACAGTACTGCTGAGCAATTGTCCCAGCTCTTCACTCAGTtgtgcccttttttttattatatactaatgtaaatgtgtgtttttacaggtcATGCCAAAATTGTCCACCTGCTGCTGGAGAGAAACTCATCGGGCACTATTCCCTCTGACAGCCAAGGAGCGACACCGCTGCACTATGGAGCTCAAAGCAACAATGCTGTGAGTCTTACTATGTAGGCTCTGTATGTTggaaatgtgcatttattttttcacttacTGTATAATTTAATTTGAGTTAAAGTTCTATTATATTGGTGTAGAATAACCTATACAGAATTCTTTTCACGTCACCCTTAGTCGGTATGATTTCATGTCTTCCCTCTCAAAATGTCCAGTCCAAAATGTGATTGTCTGTCCATGTGTGACTAGGAGACAGTTGGTGTGTTTCTGTCCCACCCCTCGGTGAAGGATGAGCCTGATTTGGAGGGGAGGACGGCCTTTATGTGGGCTGCTGGGAAGGGCAGTGATGATGTGATTTGCACCATGCTGGCTCTCACCCCTTACATTGACATCAACATGGCTGACAAGTATGGAGGCACCGGTGAGCACCTGAGTTTGAGGGTTTGGTGATACAGACCACCTTGGTCACTttaatgttcacacacacacacacacaaacacacacctttcatcAGAGCCTGGTGTGCCCATTCATTTTAGGCCACAGAggatgtttgatgatgatgatgtcacaggggATTCCCCCCAAGGTGTAAGAGAGACTCTGAGAGTGAGGGAAGTGATACTGTCAGCAAAAATACTGTGAACTCACTGAATAGACTCCACCACTGCCAGCACTGGTCTCtgacaaacacacgcacatgctGACTCTCCAAACCCTCTGGGCTGTTTGGACATATAATCTCAATGGCGATATTCCCTCTGCTCAGCCAAGCAGTCGTTGTTTATGCATGCATAACATGCCACGGTTGAGTCTTGCTAATGAAACGGTGTGAAGGGCAGTGGAGCTGACTGGTGCCCAGATCACTTATGTGCACTTGAGTCGAGTCTGTATTGTCTGGGGAGCTGAAGGGGGAGTGGGGGGTTGCACCAGCCATAAGTGTTTTGGATTAGTCCTGGCCAATGAGGCAGCCTAACAAATTTTAAAATGACTATCatgatacatgtaaagaaagctatcacacactgtaaaagacataaaactcACCATTCAGTCAACATACACTGACGAAAAAGAAGGCACAATATTAAGAAAGAATGAAGCTCCTTTTGTAATTTACTCTGAGTAACGGGAACATCATAGTTAAAAGCTTTCTTTCCAAGTTCAGTTCTGGCTCTAGAGACTGACATTTGTAGGGTATCATTTAAGCACAGGCCTTGAATATTTTAGTTTGTGCACATGTTTGAACGCAGACACAAAGGAATCAAACTAAGTATAGATTTGAAGACAACATTCATCCAGGGACTAAATCTGCGAGCATATAGAGAGGGTATATGGTGTatagtgtttatgtgtgagagtgaagctTGGTAGAAGAAGAACAGTATTGTCATGTAAAGTAGCAGGGGGGCAATAGAAGTTTCGCATTGGTGCTTTAAGCAAAGCAGGTCACCAAATTCCATCAAAGGTATACAAACCAAGTATTGATGATGAAAGGTGAGGTACATGAAGGAGCAGCAGGTGATCTGATAATGTTTCGATTCAGGAGCTTGTattctttactttttgttgtatattttttgtaataattgtgtttgtatttgtcccCACAGCACTCCATGCGGCCTCCCTGTCAGGTCATGTGAGCacagtgaagctgctgttggAGAAAGGAGCAATGGTCGACTCTCTGGACGTGATGAAACACACACCGCTGTTTCGTGCCTGTGAGATGGGACACAGAGATGTCATACTCACGCTCATCAAAGGTGGGTGTACTTTACATCCAGTTATGTCCCTGTGGTCATTGTGTtctgagtactttttttttttaaatgcatttccCTGACAATCCAAAAGTTACTGTAGCGGTGTTATCCATGATAAATAAGAGGAAgatgttttcagtgttgttgaaatgtaaatgtgcgCTAAGGTTCTGCACATGTGGACCTGGTGGACGTGGATGGTCACACTGCTCTGCACTGGGCTGCACTGGGAGGAAATGCTGAGGTCTGCCAGATACTGATGGAGAATGGGATCAGTCCTAATGTGCAGGTATGGACGTACACGCTCGACTGTGAACCTGCAGAGCAACAGAAGCTCTTCTCAGTGAACACATTTTAGAGTCAGCCCCTCTTCTTGTCTGAGCTGTGCAACGCCAAAGTTATTTGGTCAAATCAAACCATAAATGGAGATATTGAAAACTCTTTGGGTAGAACCACTTCCTGGATAGGATATAAGTAAAACCAATGTAAGAGTAAACTCCATGATCTTTTAACCGACTCAAATGCCTTTAACATAACAGATagttaaagagaaaaagagatagCCGTACTTTACTGATCCCAAAAGTGGGGAATTTTGTGTTATAGGAGCTTGGTTTCAGGCAACataaaagagataaaatacGGAAAGATGTAAGAGATGAAATGCAAAGGTAAACAGAAGAATGAAATGTATAAATTAATATTACATAGTGCATGTCATGTTCACCCcctccaaaaacaaacaccaaaacatTGACTCCTTGTTTGACTCCCAGATGAAGGCTTGGGGCtaaaattaatcaattaatcccCCCACGTATTTCACAAGCAGAGCATAAATAATACTCAGAATTAAGATCAACAATCTGGTTCTACTCTGTTAAAGGTGatgtatataaaatatgatacataaaaataatatagtGCAATCCCAAGTCAATCGTTGCATGAGCATGGTTCAAGTGGGTTGTCGGAATtgacaaaatacagaaataaaaaacactgtcacagtgtGTCCATGCACCTACTGTACGTACAGACCATTAATTGTCCCACTGTCCTTTCACCGATTTGGTTCATTTTCGTGGGTCTGCAACAGGCAgagaattatcacatgatgagaggagacaacaAGGTGACAATATTTGGACCGTAGAATATCTACCgacaaagtgaaagagagagaggaatgtcAGCTAACCTTGGTTTCACAttttgagagagaaaatgtttcGGTCCGTTGTCAACTTCCTCGGCACCATTGATATCAGTGAAGTTTTTTAATTTAGCATGTTTCCTTAGTCTCTGAcgacacatcatggtcattttatggcTTAATATAATAAAGCACTGTTAACTGTGCTCTGGATttggcttttaaatgtttaacttcTGCTGGACAGGACCAGGCAGGACGGACTCCCCTGCAGTGTGCTGCCTATGGAGGCTACATCACCTGCATGGCTGCTCTCATGGAGAACAATGCCGATCCTAACATACAGGACAAGGAGGTGAGTATCTTCCCATAATGTCTGCTAATGGAACAACGTTTTCTGTTCACCTCATCTGAATTAGAcaatttgcttttcttcatgtgtgCACAGGGGCGAACTGCTCTCCACTGGTCATGTAACAATGGCTACCTGGATGCTGTGAAACTGCTGTCTGGCTACGATGCATTTCCTAATCACATGGAGCACACGGAGGAGAGGTGAGGGCCGGGCCACTCACAAAGAGGGCAGACATGAGAAGGCAATGAAATGACAGTGGGAAGATTGTTCCGTGAATGACACTGGTGTTTAAATTGTGTCGAGCAGGTACACGCCTCTGGACTATGCTCTGCTTGGGGGACACAGTGAGGTGACGCAGTTCATGCTGGAGCATGGCGCTCTTTCCATTGCAGCCATCCAGGACattgctgctgcctccatccaGGCTGTCTACAAGGGCTACACTGTGCGCAAGGCCTTCAGGGAGAGAAAGCAGCTCCTCATGAGGCACGAGCAGCTGCGTAAGGATGCAGCCAAGTGAGTGACgagcatgcacacacgcacacagtctTGCCTCAAGTTTGTCCTTAACCATAAAATATGTCATTCTAATGATTTACATTGTGAGAATGTGagaatattgtgtgtgtgtgtaatcagatAACATGAGTCATGGCTAGATCACACATACATCACGAATatgaaaaacatgcagttcACATACACATACGTACAAAAAGCCTTTGTCATACTTTGTTTGAAGATGCTTGCATTCATTGTGAGACATTATGTTTATCACACAACATTTGCATCTTATCTTGTGTTCATCTCTCATTCCGGTTTCTGTTATctgtctctgtccgtctctcaGCTCTATAGAAACAGTCACACTCTCTCCGtatctgtctttctctctgtcatccCTGCACACAGATATGTCTTCTCCCTGTCTTCTCCTTTAGCtcgtttgtcattttctttttctttttttcgtcATTCGCTCACTCGTCTCACCTTAATTGTCTTGCACAATGCATTTGGGAAGTTAACTTGTTTTAGTGGAGCAAGAAACCTGTTGTATCTGCtctgattattcttttttcatcatctttttgtttttatttcacttacatacacaaacattcacCCACCATCAGGTTTTTCAACTGGACACAAAGCTTATATTTCTGCTTTCTATGTATTTTTTGAAAGGTGAATTGTGACACCTTCACCACAGTTGTTAGGTTCTAAGATGTTCAATACGTGTATTTGCCTAGCAAGTCGTTTTAacgaaatacatttttttcacattgtcTCTTCATGTGGTGCATTGTACACACTACTGCACATACGATCATTAGGTCAAATTGTTCTTTGTGTCTAGGAAACGAGAAGAAGAACAGCGGAGACGAGAGGCCGTGCAGCAGGAGGTCCCAGTGTCCACTGCAGAGAAACGGAAAGTTTCTTTGGTGAGAGACGAGCAGAATCAGCTCTCCTTAGTCAACACTGTAGAGAGCCTATCCATGAATGACTCTGTGGtggaaacaaggaaatcatCCAAAGCGGAATACACAAGGAGTAAAGAGGAGAGACACAAAGGTACGAACATGCAGAAGTCCTTCAAGTTGTTAGGATGCAGTTTCCACTTTGAATTGAGAGTGATGATGTGGTGACAGCTGATTATGTCGATcaagattaaaataataaatatcattatttatttaattatgtcatCAAAATGCCTTGCAATTCTTGCCACCAGAGCACAAGAGCAGATCCTCCAGAAGAGGCAAAGCATCTGAACCACGTGAGGCTCCAGAGACTTTGAGCCACCAAAGTCCTGTCACAGCTGACACAGTGTCTGGTGCCCCTCAAACCACCAGGCTGAAGGAACTTCTCTCGCCTGCCAGCTGCTTTCAGCCACCCATTCTCAAGCCCAGACCCCCCTCCATACCCAAAGTCAGAGAACGAGCCACTCCAATCAAAAGCAATCCTTCATGGAGTGTCTCCTCTATGGACCACACTGAGGACACTTCCAGAGAATCCATCCTCATTAGAAAGAAAGACTCTCACATGAATGTGCAGACTGCCACCAGCAAGAGCGATGCCCACGCCTCTCCAAAAAGGCGCAGACACCACAAGGAGCACACTTCTGAGAGAGTCTCCACCAAAGACCAAACTCACTCTGCCTCATTAAGAAGCAGCTCACCTTTAGACCACAAACGCCTCACAAGAAAGACTGGCACACATGTACCGACCTCAACACGTACACACAGATACGACAAAGAGCAGTGCAGGAGGAGGAACGCGGCAGCATGCGTCATTCAGCGAGCCTGGCGAAGGTGAGTTCACACATCTCTATTTGAGTTGGTACCTGAAGGAGTGCTCGGTAGCTGAGGCTTCCACGAATGATTAGCAGTTCCATGTGGTGCCCACATGTGCCTTCTGCCTCTTAAATGCCAACCAGTATCTCTCATGTAACACCGCCCCATCTTCTATCTGGATGCCATCAACACACGCGCAGTAGGAGGGAGAGCGTGGGAGATGGGTGAGACAAGGATGCAGGGGACAGACTGGCTATAATCTAGAGCTTTCAAACTGGTTTAACAAGAGGCTAAAAGTTCAGCCATGCTGCTCTAATAGCTACCAGCAGTCGCTcattcctttcctctccttcttgctcactgtgtttctcttaGACTCTGCCAGCACACAGCAGGAGACTCTCTGTTTCCATTCAGCTTCTCAGTTATATTTTGTATGCGCTGGCTAATAGCTGCGTCAAATAAACTCTGTTTACTTTGCTCATGCCTAGTGAGCAGTAGTGTGAGGACTTGCCAGTTTTTCGACCTTTGAACACTGTATGAGATTTCTTTAATTGAACGTCGTGCATGGATGTGTTGTCAGGTTTCACGCACGCGGACGCAAAGTGGAGTCAAACCTCACCCAAACCAGGAAGAAGGTGGATAACAGAGCTGTACCTGCTAAACCATCTGTGAATAAGAGCACTGTTCTTCAAAGTATCTATGGTGAGTTCATCTGCACACCATGGTTTTCTCATAGATTTTTATTC
The genomic region above belongs to Solea senegalensis isolate Sse05_10M unplaced genomic scaffold, IFAPA_SoseM_1 scf7180000017190, whole genome shotgun sequence and contains:
- the invs gene encoding inversin; the encoded protein is MATATSGPGTVSLGSQVHAAAVNGDRSVLLKLITAEPSLRDREDQFGRTPLMYCVLADRLDCAEILLKAGASVNKADHSQRTALHLAAQKGNVRFLKLLLSRGANWLQKDLEEMTPLHLATRHPSPKALALLLKHIGPGEVDTQDKNKQTALHWSAFYNRPEHVRLLIKHDSNIGIPDSEGKIPLHWAAHSQELSATQTVRCILEAAPTESLLNWQDYEGRTPLHFAVADGNEAVVEVLTSYGGCNVTAYDNLFRTPLHWAALLGHAKIVHLLLERNSSGTIPSDSQGATPLHYGAQSNNAETVGVFLSHPSVKDEPDLEGRTAFMWAAGKGSDDVICTMLALTPYIDINMADKYGGTALHAASLSGHVSTVKLLLEKGAMVDSLDVMKHTPLFRACEMGHRDVILTLIKGSAHVDLVDVDGHTALHWAALGGNAEVCQILMENGISPNVQDQAGRTPLQCAAYGGYITCMAALMENNADPNIQDKEGRTALHWSCNNGYLDAVKLLSGYDAFPNHMEHTEERYTPLDYALLGGHSEVTQFMLEHGALSIAAIQDIAAASIQAVYKGYTVRKAFRERKQLLMRHEQLRKDAAKKREEEQRRREAVQQEVPVSTAEKRKVSLVRDEQNQLSLVNTVESLSMNDSVVETRKSSKAEYTRSKEERHKEHKSRSSRRGKASEPREAPETLSHQSPVTADTVSGAPQTTRLKELLSPASCFQPPILKPRPPSIPKVRERATPIKSNPSWSVSSMDHTEDTSRESILIRKKDSHMNVQTATSKSDAHASPKRRRHHKEHTSERVSTKDQTHSASLRSSSPLDHKRLTRKTGTHVPTSTRTHRYDKEQCRRRNAAACVIQRAWRRFHARGRKVESNLTQTRKKVDNRAVPAKPSVNKSTVLQSIYGNAMARRGRSFRGSQSQLLLDMPLRTQSQLSGIDCVHLTDALDQAKQFSYHLRPHSAGQGTRGRGKH